The proteins below come from a single Corynebacterium cystitidis genomic window:
- a CDS encoding histidinol-phosphate transaminase, with amino-acid sequence MQFDPNTLASDTKLGELPLREELRGKSAYGAPQLEVRVQLNTNENPYSPSQALIDDLVAEVSKLASTLNRYPERDAVELRTALADYVSTQTGVAVTKDNLWAANGSNEILQQLLQAFGGPGRSAMGFVPSYSMHPILSAGTQTEFIAVDRGEDFRIDMSTALREIDQRGPDIIFVTTPNNPTGDVTSLEDIVQIVEAAPGIVVIDEAYAEFSPSPSAVSLIEKFPTKLVVSRTMSKAFDFAGGRLGYFVAAPAFIEAVMLVRLPYHLSVLSQAAATVALRHSADTLATVDKLSSERERVQAALTELGYKVVPSESNFLFFGDFDDATAAWQAFLDEEVLIRDVGVPGHLRVTIGLDVENDIFLKAAEIVKKKGL; translated from the coding sequence TTTGACCCCAATACTTTGGCATCCGATACCAAACTCGGCGAGCTTCCTCTGCGCGAGGAATTGCGTGGCAAATCAGCCTATGGGGCCCCACAGCTTGAGGTCCGAGTCCAGCTCAACACCAACGAGAACCCGTACTCGCCGTCGCAGGCGCTGATTGATGATCTCGTTGCTGAAGTATCTAAGTTGGCCTCCACACTGAACCGGTACCCAGAGCGCGACGCCGTTGAGCTGCGGACCGCGCTGGCTGACTATGTGAGTACACAGACAGGTGTGGCTGTGACCAAAGACAACCTGTGGGCAGCCAACGGCTCTAACGAAATTTTGCAGCAGCTTCTCCAGGCCTTCGGCGGACCTGGACGCAGCGCAATGGGTTTTGTTCCTAGCTACTCGATGCACCCCATTTTGTCTGCCGGAACTCAAACGGAGTTCATTGCTGTAGATCGCGGCGAAGATTTCCGCATTGATATGTCAACCGCGTTGCGGGAGATTGACCAGCGGGGGCCGGATATCATCTTCGTGACCACCCCGAACAATCCCACCGGTGATGTCACCAGCCTGGAAGACATCGTCCAAATTGTGGAGGCTGCGCCGGGCATTGTGGTCATCGACGAAGCGTATGCGGAGTTCTCGCCGTCGCCGTCGGCAGTGAGCCTGATCGAGAAGTTCCCAACGAAGCTTGTTGTCTCGCGCACCATGAGCAAGGCTTTTGATTTTGCTGGTGGCCGCCTCGGCTACTTTGTGGCGGCACCGGCGTTTATTGAAGCTGTGATGCTGGTGCGCCTGCCCTATCATCTCTCGGTGCTATCTCAGGCAGCAGCCACCGTGGCCTTGCGTCACTCGGCCGACACGCTGGCAACCGTCGATAAGCTTTCAAGCGAGCGCGAACGCGTCCAGGCGGCGCTTACCGAGCTGGGCTACAAGGTAGTGCCCAGCGAATCGAACTTCCTCTTCTTCGGCGATTTCGACGATGCCACAGCTGCCTGGCAGGCGTTTCTGGATGAGGAGGTACTAATCCGCGATGTCGGTGTTCCAGGGCATCTGCGGGTGACCATCGGCTTGGACGTTGAAAATGACATCTTCCTAAAAGCCGCAGAAATTGTGAAAAAGAAAGGTCTATAA
- the hisB gene encoding imidazoleglycerol-phosphate dehydratase HisB, whose translation MTMADRIGTATRTTSESDITVEINLDGSGQCDIDTGLPFFDHMLTAFGTHGSFDLKVHATGDTHIDAHHTVEDTAITLGWALLEAVGDKKGIRRFGSMQLPMDETLVDAVLDISGRPYFVMNGEPENMEWQIIGGHYATVINRHFFETLAYNSRITLHVNVHYGRDPHHITEAEYKAVARALRQATELDPRVTGVPSTKGAL comes from the coding sequence ATAACCATGGCTGATCGCATCGGCACAGCAACCCGTACCACTAGCGAATCTGATATCACCGTCGAGATCAACCTCGACGGCTCCGGCCAGTGCGATATCGATACCGGTTTGCCCTTTTTCGACCATATGCTCACCGCATTTGGCACCCACGGTTCTTTCGACCTGAAGGTTCACGCTACGGGCGATACACATATCGATGCGCACCACACCGTCGAAGACACCGCCATTACGCTGGGGTGGGCGCTGCTGGAAGCGGTTGGCGACAAAAAGGGTATCCGTCGCTTCGGATCGATGCAGTTACCGATGGACGAAACGCTTGTCGACGCAGTACTGGACATCTCGGGCCGCCCCTATTTTGTGATGAACGGTGAGCCTGAGAACATGGAGTGGCAGATCATCGGAGGGCACTACGCCACGGTGATCAATCGCCATTTCTTTGAAACGTTGGCTTATAACTCGCGTATCACCCTGCATGTGAATGTGCATTATGGCCGAGACCCACATCACATCACCGAGGCTGAGTACAAGGCTGTAGCACGCGCATTACGGCAGGCCACCGAGCTTGATCCACGTGTGACTGGTGTGCCGTCGACGAAGGGCGCTTTATAA
- a CDS encoding DUF4349 domain-containing protein, whose protein sequence is MKRHLTMALLATMLVFSGCSSADISQDSAESFDGPSATSELVIDSAQDEASYGAYSVGEVAEASVVTVGQARVRHDDPYSVSQDFIEDVEKRGGLVSSMDVEAEDENPRAEVTVKIPADQYQDFVDALNNYGTVVTVTTSSEDVTSQQVDLQARVDALQASVDRLSGLMEEAGSVEELLEAEQTLTDRQATLDSVRGRLNNLENRIAMSTLTVVFSTADSDKSNPSSRGGNPFSKAWDALLSSVNTLLIITLGLLPWVLVLGLIAWLTWRIVRRFTNRGGKPKN, encoded by the coding sequence ATGAAGCGTCACCTCACTATGGCACTGCTTGCAACCATGCTCGTATTCAGTGGCTGCAGCAGCGCAGACATCTCCCAAGACTCCGCTGAGTCCTTTGACGGACCATCAGCAACATCAGAGCTAGTAATTGACAGCGCTCAGGACGAAGCATCTTATGGTGCCTACAGCGTTGGCGAGGTTGCTGAGGCATCAGTGGTGACCGTTGGGCAGGCGCGCGTGCGTCACGACGATCCCTACTCTGTCTCACAGGATTTCATTGAAGATGTTGAGAAGCGTGGCGGACTCGTGTCCTCCATGGATGTTGAAGCAGAAGATGAGAATCCGCGCGCCGAAGTGACCGTGAAGATTCCGGCAGACCAGTACCAAGATTTTGTCGATGCGCTTAACAACTATGGCACGGTTGTTACTGTCACTACGTCGTCTGAAGATGTCACCAGCCAGCAGGTTGACCTGCAAGCGCGTGTAGACGCCCTCCAGGCGTCTGTGGATCGGCTGTCGGGGCTGATGGAGGAAGCAGGAAGTGTCGAGGAGTTGCTTGAAGCGGAACAGACGTTGACGGACCGTCAGGCCACACTTGACTCCGTCCGTGGGCGCCTCAACAACCTGGAGAACCGAATTGCGATGTCCACGCTCACCGTGGTCTTCAGCACGGCGGACAGTGACAAGTCGAACCCGTCGTCACGCGGCGGCAACCCATTCAGCAAAGCGTGGGATGCGCTGCTCAGCTCGGTCAATACTTTGTTGATCATCACGCTTGGTCTGCTGCCGTGGGTGCTGGTATTGGGGCTTATCGCCTGGTTGACGTGGCGGATAGTGCGACGATTCACAAACCGGGGAGGAAAGCCCAAGAATTAG
- a CDS encoding MFS transporter, whose protein sequence is MAQQQMSRGEIEKLESIWQAPGFLPTMIAVGAAFGAWALLLPVLPVAVLDSGGSATLAGMTTGIFMLATVITQIFTPLMLRVVGYRPVMVVSALLLGVPALGHMISMQPWAVLLFCAIRGIGFGAITVAESALVAELVPARFLGKGTGLLGVFVGVAQMLFLPVGLMIAPQFGYHAVYVVGAVIALIAGVMALRIPALQADPVEPRSTDSATPHTPMWKLVAVPALALATLSMSYGVITSFLPSAMREMDATIGVTLGGIILSVVGVASMIVRYVVGIRSDQRGEPGATMIPAQFAGCVGMVIIVVVMLTGASVWWLLVAAILYGGAFGAVQNESLLSMFHRLPRSQLSNASAVWNIFFDGGTGLGSTVFGVVVAASGYPGAFAAGALVIIIGIGMTVLDRALGRHRVTEHNNMATRLKAVHRRK, encoded by the coding sequence GTGGCACAGCAGCAGATGAGCCGGGGAGAGATCGAGAAGCTTGAGAGCATCTGGCAGGCTCCAGGTTTTCTACCCACCATGATTGCGGTGGGTGCAGCTTTTGGTGCGTGGGCGCTGTTGCTTCCCGTGCTGCCCGTGGCGGTATTGGACTCTGGTGGCAGTGCCACCCTGGCGGGGATGACTACCGGTATTTTCATGCTGGCCACCGTGATCACCCAAATTTTTACTCCGCTGATGCTGCGTGTTGTGGGCTACCGTCCGGTGATGGTGGTGTCTGCACTGCTGCTGGGTGTTCCTGCGCTGGGCCACATGATCAGTATGCAGCCATGGGCAGTTCTGTTGTTCTGTGCCATACGTGGCATCGGCTTCGGCGCGATCACGGTTGCGGAATCCGCGTTGGTTGCAGAGCTTGTACCTGCTAGATTTCTCGGCAAAGGCACTGGCCTGCTTGGTGTGTTCGTCGGCGTGGCACAGATGCTATTCCTTCCGGTGGGGCTGATGATTGCACCACAGTTTGGCTATCACGCGGTGTACGTGGTGGGCGCTGTTATCGCTCTTATCGCTGGTGTGATGGCGCTGCGGATTCCAGCGCTGCAAGCCGACCCAGTAGAGCCACGTTCTACCGATTCCGCCACACCCCACACCCCAATGTGGAAGTTAGTGGCAGTGCCCGCTCTAGCGCTGGCCACTTTGTCGATGAGCTACGGCGTGATCACGTCCTTCCTGCCGTCGGCCATGCGAGAAATGGATGCCACAATTGGGGTGACGTTGGGAGGAATTATCCTGTCGGTGGTTGGCGTGGCTTCAATGATCGTGCGGTACGTCGTGGGTATCAGGTCGGATCAACGCGGTGAACCAGGGGCAACAATGATTCCGGCACAGTTTGCTGGGTGTGTGGGAATGGTCATCATCGTTGTTGTCATGCTTACCGGCGCCTCAGTGTGGTGGCTGTTAGTTGCTGCCATCTTGTACGGTGGTGCCTTTGGCGCGGTGCAGAATGAATCATTGCTGAGCATGTTCCACCGCCTGCCTCGCTCCCAGCTCTCCAACGCGTCGGCGGTGTGGAACATTTTCTTCGACGGTGGTACGGGCCTCGGATCAACCGTCTTTGGGGTGGTCGTTGCTGCTTCTGGCTATCCAGGGGCGTTCGCCGCCGGTGCGTTAGTCATCATAATCGGCATTGGAATGACAGTCTTGGACCGTGCCTTGGGGCGCCACCGGGTAACCGAACACAACAACATGGCCACCCGGCTCAAAGCTGTGCATCGGCGGAAGTAG
- the hisH gene encoding imidazole glycerol phosphate synthase subunit HisH translates to MKKIAVLDYGAGNLRSVQRALEHVGADVAITHDPIIAIESDALVVPGVGAFEACMKGLNAVNGARIIGQRLAGSRPVFGICVGFQVLFDKGVEHGVETAGVGEWPGVVDKLDACILPHMGWNTVSQAGGSEMFAGLDDDQRFYFVHSYGVQDWVLKVDEFIAAPAVSWANHEQAKFVAAVENGPLWAAQFHPEKSGDAGLHLLENWLHTVG, encoded by the coding sequence ATGAAGAAGATCGCAGTATTAGATTATGGTGCCGGCAACCTACGCAGTGTGCAGCGAGCCCTCGAACACGTCGGCGCTGATGTTGCGATCACTCACGACCCGATCATTGCCATCGAGTCCGACGCCCTTGTCGTTCCTGGCGTGGGCGCATTCGAAGCCTGCATGAAAGGTCTCAACGCGGTCAACGGTGCCCGTATTATTGGCCAGCGCCTGGCGGGGTCGCGGCCCGTGTTCGGGATCTGCGTCGGTTTCCAGGTGTTGTTCGATAAGGGAGTAGAGCACGGGGTGGAAACCGCAGGGGTAGGAGAGTGGCCCGGCGTCGTCGATAAGCTCGACGCCTGCATCCTGCCGCACATGGGCTGGAACACAGTCAGCCAGGCTGGCGGTAGCGAGATGTTCGCGGGGCTTGACGACGATCAACGCTTCTATTTCGTCCACTCGTATGGGGTGCAGGACTGGGTACTTAAGGTCGACGAGTTCATTGCCGCCCCCGCAGTGAGCTGGGCCAACCATGAGCAGGCGAAGTTTGTGGCGGCGGTGGAAAATGGGCCGTTGTGGGCTGCTCAGTTCCACCCGGAGAAGTCTGGCGATGCCGGCTTGCACCTTTTGGAGAATTGGCTGCATACTGTGGGTTAA
- the priA gene encoding bifunctional 1-(5-phosphoribosyl)-5-((5-phosphoribosylamino)methylideneamino)imidazole-4-carboxamide isomerase/phosphoribosylanthranilate isomerase PriA: MTFTLLPAVDVVDGKAVRLDQGEAGTEKTYGEPLDAALEWQAQGAQWLHFVDLDAAFGRGSNHELMADITHRLDINVELTGGIRDDESLERALETGAKRVNIGTAALQNPEWMEDVLRRYPEQVAIDIAVREENGQWRTKGNGWTSDGGDLWEVLERFDSAGCTRFVVTDVSKDGTLAGPNIELLRDVSAATDALITASGGIATLDDVVEVSKYQDEGIDSVIIGKALYEKRFTLRDALAAVGQ; this comes from the coding sequence ATGACTTTTACCTTGCTTCCGGCCGTCGATGTTGTCGATGGGAAAGCTGTCCGCCTGGATCAGGGCGAGGCAGGAACCGAAAAAACCTATGGAGAGCCACTCGATGCTGCGTTGGAATGGCAGGCACAGGGGGCGCAGTGGCTCCACTTCGTTGATCTCGATGCCGCATTCGGACGGGGTTCAAATCATGAGTTGATGGCCGATATTACACACCGGCTCGACATCAACGTGGAGCTTACCGGCGGAATCCGTGACGACGAATCGCTGGAACGAGCCTTGGAGACAGGCGCAAAGCGCGTGAATATTGGCACCGCAGCTTTGCAGAACCCGGAGTGGATGGAAGATGTGCTGCGCCGCTACCCGGAGCAGGTAGCCATCGATATCGCCGTGCGTGAAGAAAACGGGCAGTGGCGTACCAAAGGCAACGGCTGGACCAGCGATGGTGGTGATCTCTGGGAGGTGCTGGAGCGCTTTGACTCCGCCGGCTGTACCCGTTTCGTGGTTACTGACGTGTCCAAGGACGGCACCCTGGCGGGCCCGAATATTGAGTTGCTGCGCGACGTGTCTGCCGCGACCGACGCGCTGATCACCGCATCGGGTGGAATTGCTACGCTCGACGATGTGGTGGAGGTTTCCAAATACCAAGATGAGGGGATCGATTCTGTGATTATCGGCAAAGCGCTCTATGAGAAGCGTTTCACGCTGCGCGATGCGCTAGCAGCAGTAGGCCAATAG
- a CDS encoding inositol monophosphatase family protein, which produces MVDTRTLLTVADDIVRQASEMFVDGVGAAPSLYKKDGDFATEMDISIEKFIRDELAKESAIPVYGEEQGGKFDPEACWIIDPIDGTTNYASGNPNCSILVSLVIQNEPRIAVTAMPLFSKHLSTRDNEPVYLNGEQLPELDDDNGRGGLIGLGSVGSPDSARFPIEFRLKLMGWLTATNLRPRITGSVGVDLALVASGAFQAAMSFSPNMWDNTAGVLLARNAGAVVTDGVGRPWTPTSPGAIVGTRAAHATVMSTIDTILKL; this is translated from the coding sequence ATGGTAGATACCCGCACCCTCCTCACTGTCGCTGATGATATTGTGAGGCAAGCCAGCGAGATGTTCGTCGATGGTGTGGGCGCTGCACCCTCCCTGTATAAAAAGGATGGGGATTTCGCCACTGAGATGGACATCTCCATCGAAAAGTTCATCCGCGATGAGCTGGCAAAAGAATCTGCTATCCCCGTGTACGGGGAGGAACAGGGCGGCAAATTCGACCCTGAAGCGTGCTGGATCATCGACCCGATTGATGGCACTACTAATTATGCTTCCGGCAACCCCAACTGCTCTATTTTGGTCTCGCTGGTGATTCAGAATGAACCACGTATCGCGGTGACTGCCATGCCCCTGTTTTCCAAGCATTTATCCACGCGTGATAATGAACCGGTTTACCTCAATGGAGAACAACTTCCGGAGCTTGACGACGATAACGGCCGCGGCGGTCTGATTGGTTTAGGTTCTGTGGGGTCTCCTGACTCTGCTAGATTCCCGATCGAGTTCCGGCTCAAACTGATGGGGTGGCTGACAGCTACTAACTTGCGTCCGCGCATTACCGGTTCTGTCGGGGTGGACCTAGCGCTGGTTGCTTCCGGTGCGTTTCAAGCGGCGATGAGTTTCTCGCCCAATATGTGGGACAACACCGCAGGTGTGCTGCTTGCCCGTAATGCCGGGGCGGTGGTCACCGATGGTGTAGGTCGCCCTTGGACCCCCACCTCGCCAGGTGCGATCGTCGGCACGCGCGCTGCTCATGCCACAGTGATGAGCACCATTGACACAATTTTAAAACTCTAG
- the hisF gene encoding imidazole glycerol phosphate synthase subunit HisF — protein MAVAIRVIPCLDVDNGRVVKGVNFENLRDAGDPVELARRYGEEGADELTFLDVTASKDGRGTMLDVVRRTADEVFIPLTVGGGVRTVDDVKELLRAGADKVSVNTAAIAKPEILREMAEQFGSQCIVLSVDARRVPEGGQSQPSGFEVTTHGGTKSAGIDAIEWARRGQELGVGEILLNSMDGDGTKDGFDIELLVKVRQAVTIPVIASGGAGKPEHFPPAVEAGANAVLAASIFHFGEVSIKEVKDALAGAGYEVRQ, from the coding sequence ATGGCTGTAGCTATTCGTGTAATTCCCTGTCTCGACGTTGACAACGGGCGGGTGGTAAAAGGCGTCAATTTTGAAAACCTGCGTGATGCGGGTGACCCTGTTGAACTGGCGCGGCGTTACGGTGAGGAGGGCGCAGACGAGTTGACCTTCCTTGATGTCACCGCTTCTAAGGACGGGCGTGGCACCATGTTGGATGTTGTGCGTCGTACAGCCGACGAGGTGTTTATTCCGCTGACTGTGGGCGGGGGAGTGCGCACCGTTGACGATGTGAAGGAGCTGCTGCGCGCTGGCGCGGACAAAGTGTCCGTGAATACCGCAGCGATTGCCAAGCCGGAGATACTGCGCGAGATGGCAGAGCAGTTCGGGTCGCAGTGCATCGTATTATCGGTGGATGCCCGCCGTGTCCCTGAGGGTGGTCAGTCTCAGCCATCCGGCTTTGAGGTGACCACTCACGGCGGGACAAAGTCCGCTGGAATCGATGCCATCGAGTGGGCGCGCCGCGGCCAGGAACTGGGTGTGGGCGAGATCTTGTTGAATTCGATGGACGGTGATGGCACTAAAGACGGCTTCGATATCGAACTGTTAGTTAAGGTGCGTCAAGCAGTAACCATTCCGGTTATCGCCTCAGGTGGGGCAGGCAAGCCAGAGCACTTTCCACCGGCGGTTGAAGCTGGTGCAAACGCGGTGCTAGCGGCTTCGATCTTCCACTTCGGCGAGGTTTCCATCAAGGAGGTCAAAGACGCGCTGGCGGGTGCTGGCTACGAGGTCCGCCAGTGA
- the hisI gene encoding phosphoribosyl-AMP cyclohydrolase, translating to MSDNPADYALDPAIAQRLKPNDQGLVPAIVQAHGSGEVLMMAWMDTHALAYTLASRRGTYYSRSRKEYWIKGLTSGHTQEVTGVRLDCDGDTLLVTVKQVGGACHTGDRTCFDADPLL from the coding sequence GTGAGTGACAACCCGGCGGACTACGCCCTTGACCCTGCTATTGCCCAGCGTTTGAAGCCGAATGATCAGGGCTTGGTTCCGGCGATCGTGCAGGCCCACGGCTCCGGTGAGGTGCTGATGATGGCGTGGATGGATACGCACGCTTTGGCTTATACTCTTGCTTCACGACGAGGCACTTACTACTCGCGTTCCCGGAAAGAATACTGGATTAAGGGTTTGACCAGTGGTCATACCCAGGAGGTCACGGGCGTGCGTCTTGACTGTGATGGCGATACCCTCCTGGTGACGGTCAAGCAGGTCGGTGGTGCGTGCCATACCGGTGACCGCACCTGCTTCGACGCAGATCCTCTGCTCTAG
- a CDS encoding TIGR02234 family membrane protein, whose product MWIGSRMPWIDVAYQDDKSGPGSIALSGSSWSTEITAVILVLLAGMIAAFVVRRWGRRIIGVIGALAAFGAVVSPIAVLVGNPDAERAKLLLTSGAASQRSTAPVTIAEWAEITGISVQAVGPIVAALGALVAVAAGIVLALKPGGDSPKMNKYETATMRREKLEDDLDSTPDSGRVMWDALDADIDPTDRNG is encoded by the coding sequence ATGTGGATTGGTTCTCGGATGCCGTGGATTGATGTGGCATACCAGGATGACAAATCTGGCCCGGGCAGCATCGCACTGTCCGGCTCGTCGTGGTCTACTGAGATCACCGCGGTGATTCTGGTTCTGCTGGCCGGAATGATCGCTGCCTTCGTTGTCAGGCGTTGGGGCCGTCGCATTATCGGCGTGATTGGTGCTCTGGCAGCCTTCGGGGCTGTAGTCTCTCCGATTGCGGTCTTGGTGGGCAACCCAGATGCCGAGCGGGCCAAGCTGTTGCTCACCTCGGGTGCGGCAAGCCAACGTTCTACTGCGCCAGTCACTATCGCCGAGTGGGCGGAGATTACCGGCATCTCCGTACAGGCGGTCGGCCCGATCGTCGCTGCGCTCGGTGCTCTTGTGGCCGTCGCTGCTGGGATTGTTCTGGCACTCAAGCCAGGTGGAGACTCGCCGAAGATGAATAAGTATGAAACCGCAACGATGCGGCGCGAAAAACTTGAGGACGATCTCGACTCCACCCCTGATTCTGGCCGGGTAATGTGGGATGCCCTTGATGCAGATATCGATCCGACCGATCGCAACGGCTGA
- a CDS encoding indole-3-glycerol phosphate synthase TrpC, whose amino-acid sequence MRTLDSMQRIVSGVLADVAEREASLPFEEIKARSRDMAPTRDVRAALLKPGCGVIVEIKRTSPVFGPTGLVASVADIARGIEAGGAHLIACQTERLRFNGSLQDMAVAREAVDLPMVCRDVIVDPYQIHEARCYGADMIPLQVSLMDQHRLEALIDRIESLGMVAMAEVRTPEEADRALQARARVIGVNSWSFDTNSLNRDSFAQIEPGIPSDVLRISLGGVRNARDLLDAASQGADAVLAAESVMSQEDIRVATMRLAAAGQHPSCPSRS is encoded by the coding sequence GTGCGCACCTTAGACAGCATGCAACGCATCGTCAGCGGAGTGCTGGCCGATGTTGCTGAGCGAGAAGCGAGCCTGCCCTTCGAAGAAATCAAGGCGAGATCGCGCGATATGGCTCCCACGAGGGACGTCCGCGCAGCCTTACTGAAACCGGGCTGTGGTGTCATCGTCGAAATTAAACGCACCTCCCCAGTCTTTGGCCCCACCGGCCTTGTCGCTTCAGTCGCAGACATCGCGCGAGGTATAGAAGCCGGTGGGGCTCATCTCATTGCATGCCAAACTGAGCGACTTCGGTTCAATGGGTCGTTGCAGGATATGGCTGTGGCACGCGAAGCTGTCGACCTGCCCATGGTGTGCCGTGATGTCATAGTCGACCCGTACCAAATCCATGAGGCGCGCTGTTACGGGGCGGATATGATTCCCCTGCAGGTGAGTCTGATGGACCAGCACCGTTTGGAAGCACTCATTGACCGAATTGAATCTCTCGGAATGGTTGCCATGGCCGAGGTACGCACCCCAGAAGAAGCGGACCGTGCCCTGCAGGCCCGAGCTCGTGTCATTGGTGTCAATTCTTGGTCTTTCGATACCAACTCTTTAAATCGCGATTCTTTCGCACAGATCGAACCTGGCATCCCCAGCGATGTGTTACGCATAAGTTTAGGCGGGGTACGCAACGCTCGTGACCTGCTGGATGCGGCGTCCCAAGGAGCGGATGCGGTACTGGCGGCGGAGTCTGTGATGAGCCAGGAGGACATTCGCGTCGCGACGATGCGCCTGGCAGCTGCCGGGCAGCATCCATCGTGTCCCTCCCGTTCTTAG
- the lgt gene encoding prolipoprotein diacylglyceryl transferase: MQTTILANIPSPSQGVWELGPIPIRAYALFIVIGILVALWLTLRRYRAKGGDPDVVWDAAIVAVPAGIIGGRLYHVITDYDKYFGPGKNAWDAFNIAGGGLGIWGAVALGGVAVWILFRVKKLPLGPFADAVAPGIIVAQAIGRLGNWFNQELYGRPTDVPWALDIYYRVDESGNFAPLTGQSTGEVIASVHPTFLYELVWNLLVFVFLLWAERKWRLGHGRVFALYVVGYTLGRFWIELLRDDTANMILGLRVNTWVSAIVFIIALIVFFKLPRGQESPQQVDPRRNSVEKHERNDETSTEPVAQSGQAKDDASR, encoded by the coding sequence GTGCAAACTACGATTCTGGCTAATATTCCTTCGCCATCCCAAGGCGTGTGGGAACTTGGACCCATTCCAATCCGCGCGTACGCCCTATTTATCGTTATCGGCATTCTGGTAGCGCTGTGGTTGACGTTGCGCCGTTACCGGGCAAAAGGCGGAGACCCCGATGTGGTGTGGGATGCTGCAATAGTAGCCGTTCCCGCCGGTATTATCGGTGGCCGTTTATATCATGTGATCACCGATTATGATAAATATTTCGGACCCGGCAAAAACGCCTGGGATGCTTTCAACATTGCGGGCGGGGGATTGGGAATTTGGGGCGCGGTTGCCCTCGGCGGTGTTGCGGTGTGGATCTTATTCCGCGTGAAGAAGTTGCCTTTGGGCCCGTTCGCCGACGCGGTCGCTCCCGGGATCATTGTGGCGCAGGCCATCGGACGCCTCGGCAATTGGTTCAACCAGGAACTCTACGGCCGGCCCACGGATGTGCCGTGGGCACTAGATATCTACTACCGTGTTGACGAGTCCGGGAATTTCGCACCGCTGACTGGCCAGTCCACCGGTGAAGTGATTGCCAGCGTGCACCCTACCTTCCTTTACGAATTGGTGTGGAACCTGTTGGTTTTCGTGTTCTTGCTGTGGGCTGAACGCAAGTGGCGTCTTGGCCACGGACGGGTGTTTGCGCTCTACGTTGTCGGATATACGTTAGGACGGTTCTGGATTGAGCTGCTGCGCGATGACACCGCCAACATGATCTTGGGCTTGCGCGTAAACACGTGGGTATCCGCGATTGTGTTCATTATCGCACTGATCGTGTTTTTCAAGCTGCCGCGTGGACAAGAATCTCCACAGCAGGTTGATCCGCGTCGAAATAGCGTCGAAAAGCATGAGCGGAACGACGAGACGTCGACTGAACCGGTAGCACAGTCTGGTCAAGCGAAAGATGACGCCAGCAGGTAG